Proteins found in one Thermaerobacter subterraneus DSM 13965 genomic segment:
- the ptsP gene encoding phosphoenolpyruvate--protein phosphotransferase, with amino-acid sequence MAGGGPAPGERVIEGIAAAPGLALGPAWVYRPPDLTVPPPAGPVDPQAETARWEAARRQVRERLDRLAARAREQAGEDEAAIFAAHQLLVDDPELDGQVRQAIAGGSTAEAAVARATEDFARMLEQLDDEYLRGRAADIRDVGRQLLAALLGASLDLTPDEPSVIVAHDLAPSDTARWPREKVLGLVTEAGGATSHVAILARGAGVPAVAGAAGAMAAVRPGQPVVVDGTAGRVVLDPSPQRRQAVEQALAEQARRARTLAALRDLPAVTPDGRRVELAVNIGRPEDIAAAEPFGPEGVGLFRTEFLFLDRSEPPGEEEQWQAYVAAVRALGGRRLVLRTLDVGADKRLPFINWPEEMNPALGWRGARLGLERPDLLQAQLRAALRAAAEGPVSVMFPMVTTLEEVRRLRQAVQEAAASLEREGIAHGPVEVGIMIEVPAAALAARTLAGAVDFFSIGTNDLTQYTLAVDRTSRQVAGLYDPLHPAVLRLILEVGRAAEEAGIWAGVCGELGGEPLAAPFLLGAGMTELSMHARALPEVKQVIRAVRYADARLLAEELVTLPDGDAVRRRLRAFLAGVGVEPAH; translated from the coding sequence GTGGCGGGCGGTGGGCCGGCGCCGGGCGAGCGGGTGATCGAGGGCATTGCCGCCGCGCCCGGGCTGGCGCTGGGTCCGGCCTGGGTCTACCGGCCGCCCGACCTGACGGTGCCGCCGCCGGCGGGCCCCGTCGACCCGCAGGCGGAAACGGCCCGGTGGGAAGCGGCCCGGCGCCAGGTGCGGGAGCGCCTGGACCGGCTGGCCGCCCGGGCGCGGGAGCAGGCGGGGGAGGACGAGGCGGCCATCTTCGCCGCCCACCAGCTGCTGGTCGACGACCCCGAACTGGACGGCCAGGTACGCCAGGCCATCGCCGGCGGCAGCACGGCGGAAGCAGCCGTGGCCCGCGCCACCGAGGATTTCGCCCGCATGCTGGAGCAGCTCGACGACGAGTACCTGCGGGGCCGGGCCGCCGACATCCGGGATGTGGGGCGCCAGCTTCTGGCTGCCTTGCTGGGCGCTTCCCTGGATCTGACGCCGGACGAACCCAGCGTCATCGTGGCCCACGACCTGGCGCCGTCGGACACCGCCCGCTGGCCCCGGGAAAAGGTGCTGGGGCTCGTCACGGAAGCCGGCGGTGCCACCTCCCACGTGGCGATCCTGGCCCGGGGCGCCGGGGTGCCGGCGGTGGCCGGCGCAGCCGGAGCCATGGCGGCGGTTCGGCCCGGCCAGCCGGTGGTGGTCGACGGCACGGCGGGCCGGGTCGTCCTCGACCCCAGCCCCCAGCGCCGCCAGGCGGTCGAACAGGCCCTGGCCGAGCAGGCCCGGCGGGCCCGGACCCTGGCCGCCCTGCGGGACCTGCCGGCCGTCACCCCCGACGGCCGGCGGGTGGAGCTGGCCGTCAACATCGGCAGGCCCGAGGACATTGCCGCAGCGGAGCCCTTCGGCCCGGAGGGCGTGGGCCTCTTCCGCACCGAGTTCCTGTTCCTCGACCGGTCCGAGCCGCCGGGAGAGGAGGAGCAATGGCAGGCCTACGTGGCCGCGGTGCGGGCCCTTGGGGGGCGCCGCCTGGTGCTGCGCACCTTGGACGTGGGCGCCGACAAGCGACTGCCCTTCATTAACTGGCCCGAGGAGATGAACCCGGCCCTGGGCTGGCGCGGGGCACGGCTGGGGCTGGAACGGCCGGACCTGCTGCAGGCCCAGTTGCGGGCCGCGCTGCGGGCGGCCGCCGAGGGGCCGGTCAGCGTGATGTTCCCCATGGTGACCACCCTGGAGGAGGTCCGGCGCCTGCGCCAGGCGGTCCAGGAGGCGGCGGCAAGCCTGGAGCGGGAAGGGATCGCCCACGGCCCGGTGGAAGTGGGGATCATGATCGAGGTGCCGGCGGCCGCCCTGGCGGCCCGGACCCTGGCCGGCGCCGTGGACTTCTTCTCCATCGGCACCAACGACCTCACCCAGTACACCCTGGCCGTCGACCGGACCAGCCGGCAGGTCGCCGGCCTGTACGATCCCCTCCACCCGGCGGTGCTGCGCCTGATCCTGGAGGTGGGCCGCGCCGCCGAAGAGGCGGGCATCTGGGCCGGCGTGTGCGGCGAGCTGGGCGGCGAGCCCCTGGCGGCGCCCTTCCTGCTGGGCGCCGGCATGACCGAGCTCAGCATGCACGCCCGCGCCCTGCCGGAGGTCAAGCAGGTGATCCGGGCCGTGCGCTATGCCGACGCCCGGCTTCTGGCGGAAGAGCTGGTCACCCTGCCCGATGGCGACGCGGTGCGCCGGCGCCTACGGGCCTTTCTGGCCGGGGTGGGCGTCGAACCAGCCCATTAG
- a CDS encoding HPr family phosphocarrier protein, with translation MAEVTVTIQHPTGLHARPAALFVQTASRFRSRIEVTANGKTVNAKSMMAILSLGARQGTTLTLRAEGEDAADALAALKELVETNFGEGS, from the coding sequence ATGGCGGAGGTCACCGTCACCATCCAGCATCCCACGGGCCTGCACGCCCGTCCAGCAGCCCTTTTCGTGCAGACCGCCAGCCGCTTCCGCAGCCGGATCGAGGTCACGGCCAACGGCAAGACCGTGAACGCCAAGAGCATGATGGCCATTCTGAGCCTGGGGGCACGCCAGGGCACCACCCTGACCCTGCGGGCGGAGGGCGAGGACGCGGCCGACGCCCTGGCGGCCCTGAAGGAACTGGTGGAAACCAACTTCGGCGAAGGGTCGTGA
- a CDS encoding NAD(P)/FAD-dependent oxidoreductase has protein sequence MVDPARGPAGASRNGPPHVVILGAGYAGFAVARGLRAAPARVTLVNPYPYHYFTTLLHEPVARPRLRERIALPLAPYLPPNVALWLGRAVAVDPGRRVVDVEDRATGAVRRLEADLLVVAVGSEPLFFGIAGLEERALTVRDLSSGPVIRSTVEQRLARYAAGDLGPEGRRIVIGGGGYTGVELAAELAEARVDLARETGVAPGAIEIFLVEAAPSLLPGFDPPLVRYVTRFLEKAGVRVITGTPIREVTPRHVVLADGRRLEAGTVIWTGGVRAHRLVEQAGFEVDRRGRALVGPDLQARGFAGVYLAGDAAAFPGEDGRPLPPTAQVALQQGEYLGRALARRLRGQPVEPFTPHLLGTVISLGRRDGVGLLRNGYRVTGHAARVLKSATLWRYLYRIGGASLVARVLGGMPLHPLAGTRR, from the coding sequence GTGGTCGACCCGGCGCGGGGCCCGGCCGGGGCCTCCCGTAACGGCCCACCCCATGTGGTGATCCTGGGTGCGGGTTACGCCGGATTCGCCGTGGCCCGCGGGTTGCGGGCGGCCCCGGCGAGGGTAACCCTGGTCAACCCCTATCCGTATCACTACTTTACAACACTGCTGCACGAGCCTGTGGCGCGCCCGCGCCTGCGGGAGCGCATCGCCCTGCCCCTGGCACCTTACCTGCCCCCCAACGTGGCCCTGTGGCTGGGCCGGGCGGTCGCCGTCGATCCCGGGCGGCGGGTGGTGGATGTGGAAGACCGGGCCACCGGCGCCGTCCGCCGCCTGGAGGCCGACCTGCTGGTGGTGGCCGTGGGCAGCGAGCCTCTCTTCTTCGGCATCGCCGGGCTGGAGGAACGCGCCTTGACGGTGCGCGACCTGTCTTCGGGCCCGGTCATCCGCAGCACGGTGGAGCAGCGCCTGGCGCGTTACGCCGCGGGTGATCTGGGCCCCGAAGGCCGGCGCATCGTCATCGGCGGGGGCGGCTACACCGGGGTCGAACTGGCTGCCGAGCTGGCCGAGGCGAGGGTCGACCTGGCCCGGGAGACGGGGGTGGCGCCGGGCGCCATCGAGATCTTCCTGGTGGAGGCGGCCCCGTCGTTGCTGCCGGGGTTCGACCCGCCCCTGGTCCGCTACGTCACCCGCTTTCTGGAGAAGGCCGGGGTGCGGGTGATCACCGGCACGCCCATCCGGGAGGTCACCCCGCGCCACGTGGTGCTGGCCGACGGTCGGCGGCTGGAAGCGGGCACGGTGATCTGGACGGGAGGTGTTCGCGCCCACCGCCTGGTGGAACAGGCGGGCTTTGAGGTGGACCGGCGGGGCCGCGCGCTGGTGGGGCCGGACTTGCAGGCCCGCGGCTTCGCCGGCGTCTACCTGGCGGGAGACGCGGCGGCGTTCCCCGGCGAGGACGGGCGGCCCCTCCCGCCCACGGCCCAGGTGGCCCTGCAGCAGGGCGAGTATCTGGGGCGCGCGCTGGCGCGCCGCCTGCGCGGGCAGCCCGTGGAGCCCTTCACGCCCCACCTGCTGGGGACCGTGATCAGCCTGGGCCGCCGGGACGGGGTGGGTCTCTTGCGCAACGGGTACCGGGTCACGGGCCATGCAGCGCGGGTGCTGAAATCGGCCACCCTCTGGCGGTACCTGTACCGGATCGGGGGCGCCTCCCTGGTGGCGCGGGTGCTGGGCGGCATGCCGCTGCATCCCCTGGCGGGCACCCGCCGGTGA
- a CDS encoding cold-shock protein codes for MTGTVKWFNAEKGYGFITRDDGQGDVFVHFSAIVGAGYRTLEEGQKVTFDVVEGEKGPKAQNVIVL; via the coding sequence TTGACCGGGACAGTCAAGTGGTTCAATGCGGAGAAGGGTTACGGGTTCATCACCCGCGATGACGGCCAGGGCGACGTGTTCGTCCACTTCTCCGCGATCGTCGGAGCCGGTTACCGGACGCTGGAGGAGGGCCAGAAGGTCACCTTCGACGTGGTCGAGGGTGAGAAGGGCCCCAAGGCGCAGAACGTCATCGTTCTGTAA
- a CDS encoding SMP-30/gluconolactonase/LRE family protein, translating into MNRPLPEEPRGQRAARRRGFWATLLALALLAAVMGAGRPAGAATGGTGWFDRYPLPPGSKPWAVTVAPDGTVWVTLTGSRRLGGLDPATGRWRFVAMPREVRQPARLAAAPDGSLWLTDNDFGRDPAATAWRFVPNATSGSGGRWQAYPLPFAGAAAVLPAGDAVWLLQFQGNRLGRLDPATGRVEVVPLPLPDYPWPSTWDLARDEAGRLWTVSPRTGTVYRFDPRDGTWATFALPPDVAGPAGVAVTPDGEGVWVTEHGGRTIGRLDVTTRAWVPLLTPPAPPGEEIQATRPNDLEWDGQGRLWAALHTGNALARIDPATSTMELFQLPAAEPQSWVQWLARGPDGAIWFAAYGRDYVGRVDPRAWPVIQLAAGVEATHLVPAGTASVNATLVQPARGETGGPASGPVTWEVADRPRGWETVWEERGPAAARLRLTVPRDAEPGVYPLVLAARVAPERVVTRTVRVQVVPQAALPWQALAALGAMAGALVVGWLGVLAGIQSQRRSKQPRP; encoded by the coding sequence GTGAACCGGCCCCTGCCGGAGGAACCCAGGGGACAGCGGGCCGCCCGGAGGCGCGGCTTTTGGGCGACCCTGCTGGCCCTGGCCCTGCTGGCCGCTGTGATGGGTGCGGGGCGGCCGGCCGGGGCCGCCACGGGCGGAACCGGCTGGTTCGACCGCTATCCCCTGCCGCCGGGGAGCAAACCCTGGGCCGTGACCGTGGCACCGGACGGAACGGTGTGGGTGACCCTGACCGGCTCCCGCCGGCTGGGTGGCCTGGACCCGGCCACCGGGCGCTGGCGCTTCGTGGCCATGCCACGGGAGGTGCGCCAGCCGGCGCGCCTGGCCGCCGCCCCGGACGGGTCCCTGTGGCTTACCGACAACGACTTCGGCCGAGATCCCGCGGCCACCGCCTGGCGGTTCGTCCCGAATGCGACAAGCGGGAGCGGCGGCCGCTGGCAGGCTTACCCCCTGCCCTTTGCCGGCGCGGCTGCGGTGCTGCCGGCCGGCGATGCCGTCTGGCTGCTGCAGTTTCAGGGCAACCGGCTGGGCCGCCTGGATCCCGCCACCGGCCGCGTCGAGGTGGTCCCCCTTCCTCTGCCGGACTACCCGTGGCCTTCCACCTGGGATCTGGCCCGGGACGAAGCCGGCCGCCTCTGGACCGTGAGCCCCCGTACCGGCACGGTGTACCGGTTCGACCCCCGGGACGGGACGTGGGCGACTTTTGCCCTTCCCCCCGACGTGGCGGGACCAGCCGGGGTGGCGGTGACGCCCGACGGGGAGGGCGTCTGGGTCACCGAGCACGGCGGCCGCACCATCGGCCGCCTCGACGTCACGACCCGGGCCTGGGTTCCCCTGCTCACGCCGCCGGCGCCCCCGGGCGAAGAGATCCAGGCCACCCGGCCCAACGACCTGGAGTGGGACGGGCAGGGGCGACTCTGGGCCGCCCTGCACACCGGCAACGCCCTGGCCCGCATCGACCCGGCCACCAGCACGATGGAGCTGTTCCAGCTGCCGGCCGCCGAGCCCCAGTCGTGGGTGCAGTGGCTCGCCCGCGGGCCGGACGGCGCCATCTGGTTTGCCGCTTACGGCCGGGATTACGTGGGCCGGGTTGACCCTCGCGCCTGGCCGGTGATCCAGCTGGCCGCTGGGGTGGAGGCGACCCATCTGGTGCCGGCCGGTACGGCGTCCGTCAACGCAACCCTGGTCCAGCCGGCCCGCGGCGAGACGGGCGGTCCCGCCTCCGGCCCCGTGACCTGGGAGGTGGCTGACCGGCCCCGGGGGTGGGAGACGGTGTGGGAAGAACGCGGCCCGGCGGCGGCCCGGCTGCGCTTGACCGTGCCCCGGGATGCGGAACCCGGCGTGTACCCCCTGGTGCTGGCGGCCCGGGTGGCGCCCGAGCGGGTGGTGACGCGGACGGTACGGGTGCAGGTGGTGCCACAGGCCGCTCTGCCCTGGCAGGCGCTGGCGGCCTTAGGCGCCATGGCGGGCGCGCTGGTGGTGGGGTGGCTGGGGGTGCTGGCTGGGATTCAGTCCCAGCGCCGGTCGAAACAGCCTCGCCCCTAG
- a CDS encoding copper resistance CopC family protein produces the protein MNWRRLVRTAFLASLLGGVLAVVLVASGAGGWTPAEAHAALVGSFPEPGAQLQEAPRKIELIFTEAVEPEFGELTLTRQGGGTVELGPMEAEGETLRAEVRGSMPAGQYVLHYKVLSQDGHPVEGDVTFSVVAAAPSPGSGTADQQPAPPAPGQDEPGGATTPPAGAEPAPAQDGGSQAWLWAAVVALVAVVAVGLMTVLRRPR, from the coding sequence ATGAACTGGAGGCGGCTGGTCCGAACGGCCTTTCTGGCGAGCCTCCTGGGAGGGGTCCTCGCAGTGGTGCTGGTGGCTTCCGGTGCCGGCGGCTGGACCCCGGCGGAGGCCCACGCGGCCCTGGTTGGGAGCTTTCCCGAGCCGGGCGCGCAGCTGCAGGAAGCGCCCCGGAAGATCGAGCTGATTTTCACCGAAGCGGTGGAACCAGAGTTTGGCGAACTGACGCTGACCCGGCAGGGTGGCGGGACCGTGGAACTGGGGCCCATGGAAGCCGAAGGGGAGACCCTGCGCGCCGAGGTGCGGGGCTCCATGCCGGCCGGCCAGTACGTCCTGCATTATAAGGTGCTCTCCCAGGACGGTCATCCGGTGGAAGGGGACGTGACCTTCTCCGTGGTGGCCGCCGCGCCCTCGCCCGGGTCGGGCACGGCGGACCAGCAACCCGCGCCCCCGGCACCCGGCCAGGACGAACCCGGCGGGGCCACCACGCCGCCGGCCGGGGCGGAGCCAGCGCCGGCCCAGGACGGTGGCTCTCAGGCCTGGCTGTGGGCCGCGGTGGTGGCCCTGGTGGCCGTGGTGGCGGTCGGGTTGATGACGGTGCTCCGGCGCCCGCGGTAA
- a CDS encoding c-type cytochrome, translated as MPELAAGIVRWVGLLGLMGLAGPAVLDGWILRGEAGPIAGPGHWRRSRALAVAGGLVLALGALAGALVAAWEVTGGRPEMLGRYLVATRTGRATLVQAAVGLAGAALAAAGWPRATTPGRWWILPGLAGAGALVWNSHAGIRGGSALLVDGVHVVAVAFWIGGLLRLALLDWRRLGELAGPRAPATGLATPGGAAAPPGAGPVPGRPDAGPPGGSRPRLHPSGPAEHRAPAVLALLPPLIRRFSNLGAVAVLLVATSGILAARRNLYGADALLRSPYGQALLVKLLLVAVVLAIAAVNLFALRPWLERRAAAGGYGEGSSGDGSSGGGGGVHRLQAGGPGPVVAVVRRLVRAEALAALAVLLASGILAVLPPADRPAAATEPVTWRVQVAGVPVELALEPGGRGEVTLSARSLGQAALARGAVRLDMPEHPMGLYQVTLSPPAGRANGTLEARAVLPMPGAWQLTWTLALADGRQETAVTTFEAAGAPGNQRQGRLSLRAAYQSTAGAVQATVALLGLLEAAVLVVLGWRRLWPIPFAAGLIALAAGAWLLGQVAWIDAYPTTDVPNPLPSTPAVIERGRQVFATHCAACHGPEGRGDGPAAAGMLPPPADLTGVHTRQHTDGDLYWWITHGIDGTAMPAFGDVLTEEDRWAVIRFIRQLGR; from the coding sequence TTGCCTGAACTGGCGGCGGGGATCGTGCGTTGGGTGGGCCTGCTGGGCTTGATGGGCCTGGCCGGCCCCGCCGTGCTGGACGGCTGGATCCTCCGCGGGGAGGCCGGCCCCATCGCCGGTCCGGGCCACTGGCGCCGCAGCCGGGCTCTTGCCGTGGCGGGAGGGCTGGTGCTGGCACTGGGCGCCCTGGCAGGCGCTCTGGTCGCCGCCTGGGAGGTGACCGGGGGACGACCCGAGATGCTCGGCCGTTACCTGGTCGCCACCCGCACGGGCCGGGCCACCCTGGTGCAAGCGGCGGTGGGGCTGGCGGGCGCGGCCCTGGCGGCGGCGGGCTGGCCGCGGGCCACCACCCCCGGCCGCTGGTGGATCCTGCCCGGCCTGGCGGGCGCCGGGGCGTTGGTCTGGAACAGCCACGCCGGCATCCGGGGCGGCAGCGCCTTGCTGGTCGACGGCGTCCACGTGGTGGCGGTGGCCTTTTGGATCGGTGGCCTGCTGCGCCTGGCGCTGCTCGACTGGCGGCGGCTCGGCGAGCTGGCCGGTCCACGGGCACCCGCCACCGGCTTGGCCACACCCGGCGGGGCTGCCGCGCCGCCAGGCGCCGGACCCGTACCCGGCCGGCCCGACGCGGGCCCGCCGGGTGGCAGCCGCCCTCGCCTGCACCCCTCCGGGCCCGCGGAACACCGGGCCCCCGCCGTCCTTGCCCTCCTGCCCCCGCTGATCCGCCGCTTCTCCAACCTGGGCGCGGTGGCCGTGCTGCTCGTCGCGACCAGCGGGATCCTGGCTGCCCGGCGCAACCTTTACGGGGCCGATGCCTTGCTGCGCAGCCCCTATGGCCAGGCCCTGCTGGTGAAGCTGCTGCTGGTCGCCGTGGTGCTGGCCATCGCGGCGGTGAACCTGTTTGCCCTGCGGCCGTGGCTGGAGCGGAGGGCAGCGGCAGGCGGCTACGGTGAAGGCAGTTCCGGTGACGGCAGCTCGGGTGGAGGTGGCGGCGTCCACCGGCTTCAGGCCGGAGGGCCCGGACCCGTGGTGGCCGTCGTGCGCCGGCTGGTGCGGGCAGAGGCTCTGGCCGCCCTGGCGGTGCTGCTGGCCTCGGGGATCCTGGCGGTGCTGCCGCCCGCCGACCGGCCCGCCGCAGCCACCGAGCCCGTCACCTGGCGGGTCCAGGTGGCCGGGGTGCCGGTGGAACTGGCCCTCGAGCCCGGGGGCCGGGGCGAGGTCACCCTCTCGGCCCGCTCCCTGGGTCAGGCCGCCCTGGCCCGAGGCGCCGTGCGCCTGGACATGCCGGAGCATCCCATGGGGCTCTACCAGGTCACCTTGAGTCCACCTGCCGGCCGCGCCAACGGGACCCTGGAGGCCCGCGCCGTGCTACCCATGCCCGGTGCCTGGCAGCTCACCTGGACCCTGGCCCTGGCGGACGGCCGCCAGGAGACGGCGGTCACCACCTTCGAGGCGGCCGGGGCGCCCGGCAACCAGCGCCAGGGCCGGCTCAGCCTGCGGGCGGCTTACCAGTCCACCGCCGGGGCGGTGCAGGCGACGGTGGCCTTGCTCGGCCTTCTGGAGGCCGCCGTCCTGGTGGTGCTGGGCTGGCGGCGCCTGTGGCCCATCCCCTTTGCTGCGGGCCTCATCGCCCTGGCGGCAGGCGCCTGGCTGTTGGGCCAGGTGGCCTGGATCGACGCCTACCCAACCACCGACGTTCCCAACCCCCTGCCCAGCACGCCGGCCGTCATCGAGCGGGGGCGGCAGGTCTTTGCCACCCACTGCGCAGCCTGCCACGGCCCCGAGGGGCGCGGGGACGGGCCGGCGGCGGCCGGCATGCTGCCCCCGCCGGCCGACCTGACCGGCGTCCACACCCGCCAACACACCGACGGCGACCTGTACTGGTGGATCACCCACGGCATCGACGGCACCGCCATGCCCGCTTTCGGCGACGTGCTTACGGAGGAGGATCGCTGGGCGGTGATCCGGTTCATCCGGCAACTGGGCCGCTAG
- a CDS encoding disulfide oxidoreductase produces MRRFFREYGLYLAWLVATVATLGSLYFSEVLGFIPCKLCWWQRIFMYPQALLLGMASFRDDRRIIPYAVPLSVAGGSISAFHYLQEQVPGLRLPVCGVDVSCFTPWINWFGFITIPFMALVAFALIVLFLSLARPDEPA; encoded by the coding sequence TTGCGCCGGTTCTTCCGGGAATACGGGCTTTACCTGGCGTGGCTGGTCGCGACGGTGGCGACCCTGGGGAGCCTCTACTTCAGCGAGGTCCTGGGGTTCATCCCCTGCAAGCTCTGCTGGTGGCAGCGGATCTTCATGTACCCCCAGGCGCTGCTTCTGGGCATGGCCAGCTTCCGGGACGACCGGCGCATCATCCCCTATGCCGTACCCCTGAGCGTGGCCGGCGGGTCGATCTCGGCCTTCCACTACTTGCAGGAGCAGGTGCCCGGCCTGCGGCTGCCCGTCTGCGGGGTGGACGTCTCCTGCTTCACCCCCTGGATCAACTGGTTCGGGTTCATCACCATTCCTTTCATGGCCCTGGTGGCCTTCGCTCTGATCGTGCTCTTCCTCAGCCTGGCCCGCCCGGACGAACCGGCCTGA
- a CDS encoding DsbA family protein: MIVLAVALAVAATRQADRQAAPADLFQLERQPALGSASAPVTVVEFADFKCPYCREFTLNEFPRFKEAYIDTGKVRFYFINYPFIGPDSDTAAQAMEAVYAQSPEGVWAFIDRVMQLQGPEDQQWATPEFLVDVARQAVPGIDAQRLLDDLRSGRYAGEVDADRAIAVRAGVRGTPSVFVNGKFVENWSFEGLKAAVDQALAEAGGSGEGGGQNGAGGGPAGTGSQGGS; encoded by the coding sequence ATGATCGTCCTGGCCGTGGCCCTGGCCGTGGCCGCCACCCGCCAGGCGGACCGGCAAGCCGCCCCGGCGGACCTGTTCCAGCTGGAGCGGCAGCCGGCCCTGGGCTCCGCCAGCGCCCCGGTCACCGTGGTCGAGTTTGCCGATTTCAAGTGCCCCTATTGCCGCGAGTTCACCCTGAACGAGTTTCCCCGGTTCAAGGAAGCCTATATCGACACGGGGAAGGTCCGGTTCTACTTCATCAACTATCCTTTCATCGGCCCCGATTCCGATACGGCGGCCCAGGCCATGGAAGCGGTATACGCCCAGTCCCCGGAGGGCGTCTGGGCCTTCATCGACCGGGTGATGCAGCTGCAGGGGCCCGAAGACCAGCAGTGGGCCACCCCGGAATTCCTGGTGGACGTGGCACGCCAGGCGGTGCCCGGGATCGACGCCCAGCGCCTTTTGGATGACCTGCGGTCCGGGCGGTACGCCGGCGAGGTGGATGCCGACCGGGCCATCGCCGTCCGGGCGGGCGTGCGCGGCACGCCGTCGGTGTTCGTCAACGGCAAGTTCGTGGAGAACTGGTCGTTCGAGGGACTCAAGGCCGCCGTCGACCAGGCCCTGGCCGAGGCAGGAGGCAGCGGCGAGGGCGGCGGGCAGAACGGCGCCGGCGGCGGCCCGGCGGGAACGGGTTCCCAGGGTGGATCCTGA
- the trpS gene encoding tryptophan--tRNA ligase has translation MARKRVFSGIRPTGQIHLGNYLGAIKSWIELQDRYECIYAIVDYHGMTTPYDPAEMRANVRELLIDYLAAGVDPERSILIVQSALPEHTELAWILGTVTPVSWLERVPTYKEKVEQHPDYVHLGLLSYGVLMAADIVLYKAEVVPVGEDQLPHLELAREIVRRFHHLFGVRIFPEPQALVQEDTARIMSLTEPEKKMSKSLGPRSLIALADPPEEIRDKIMKAVTDTGPAGEEMSPGVANLFHLLKLFGTEEEYAQLRAEYDAGTLRYVNLKRTLADALIRSLEPFRRRRAELENDPAYLERVLREGIRRARVIARQTMEEVKTACGLMLDETSLWQAPVGTAAAGGKEGAGTG, from the coding sequence GTGGCGCGCAAGCGCGTGTTCAGCGGCATTCGACCCACAGGACAGATCCACCTGGGCAACTACCTGGGCGCCATCAAGAGCTGGATCGAGCTGCAGGACCGCTACGAGTGCATCTACGCCATCGTCGACTACCACGGCATGACGACGCCCTACGATCCGGCGGAGATGCGGGCCAACGTGCGGGAACTGCTGATCGATTACCTGGCGGCCGGGGTGGATCCGGAGCGGTCCATCCTGATCGTCCAGTCGGCGCTTCCGGAACACACGGAGCTGGCCTGGATCCTGGGCACGGTGACACCCGTGTCCTGGCTGGAGCGGGTGCCCACCTACAAGGAGAAGGTGGAGCAGCACCCCGACTACGTGCACCTGGGCCTGCTCTCCTACGGCGTGCTGATGGCCGCCGACATCGTCCTGTACAAGGCCGAGGTGGTGCCCGTCGGGGAGGACCAGCTGCCCCATCTGGAGCTGGCCCGGGAGATCGTGCGCCGGTTCCACCACCTGTTCGGGGTGCGGATCTTTCCCGAGCCCCAGGCGCTGGTCCAGGAAGATACGGCACGCATCATGAGCCTGACCGAGCCGGAGAAGAAGATGAGCAAGAGCCTGGGGCCCCGCAGCCTCATCGCCCTGGCGGATCCGCCCGAGGAGATCCGCGACAAGATCATGAAGGCGGTGACGGACACCGGGCCTGCGGGCGAGGAGATGAGCCCTGGGGTGGCCAACCTGTTCCACCTGCTCAAGCTCTTCGGTACGGAAGAGGAGTACGCCCAGCTGCGGGCGGAGTACGACGCGGGTACGCTGCGGTATGTGAACCTCAAGCGCACCCTGGCCGATGCCCTGATCCGCAGCCTGGAGCCCTTCCGCCGCCGGCGGGCCGAACTGGAGAACGACCCCGCCTACCTGGAGCGGGTCCTGCGGGAGGGCATCCGCCGCGCCCGGGTCATCGCCCGCCAGACCATGGAAGAGGTCAAGACGGCGTGCGGGCTGATGCTGGACGAAACCAGCCTGTGGCAGGCGCCGGTCGGGACCGCCGCTGCGGGCGGCAAGGAGGGCGCCGGCACGGGCTGA
- a CDS encoding sulfurtransferase yields the protein MSEAAEKVFQERGYAHPEVLVSTQWVAEHLDELADPNSTKYRLVESDEDVTLYEVGHIPGAVKIDWQTDLQDPVVRDYLSPEQFARLMSEKGIDNDTTVIFYGDKNNWWAAYAFWVFQLFGHKNLKIMDGGRAKWEAEGRPLTKEVPTFPKTNYKAVTRYDPYIRAFKEDVLRHIEFGKPLIDVRSPDEYSGKLLHMENYPQEGAQRGGHIKGAKNVPWAKAVNPDGTFKSADQLRKIYLEEQGLKPDDDVIVYCRIGERSSHTWFALKYLLGFESVRNYDGSWTEWGNLVRAPIER from the coding sequence GTGTCCGAGGCCGCGGAAAAGGTCTTCCAGGAGCGGGGCTACGCCCACCCCGAGGTCCTGGTCAGCACCCAGTGGGTGGCCGAGCACCTGGACGAGCTGGCCGACCCCAACAGCACCAAGTACCGCCTCGTGGAGTCCGACGAGGACGTGACCCTCTACGAGGTCGGCCACATCCCGGGCGCCGTCAAGATCGACTGGCAGACCGACCTGCAGGACCCCGTGGTGCGCGATTACCTCTCGCCCGAGCAGTTCGCCCGGCTGATGTCGGAGAAGGGCATCGACAACGACACCACGGTGATCTTCTACGGGGACAAGAACAACTGGTGGGCAGCCTACGCCTTCTGGGTCTTCCAGCTCTTCGGCCACAAGAACCTGAAGATCATGGACGGCGGCCGCGCCAAGTGGGAGGCGGAGGGCCGGCCGCTGACCAAGGAAGTGCCCACCTTCCCCAAGACCAACTACAAGGCGGTCACCCGCTACGACCCCTACATCCGCGCCTTCAAGGAAGACGTGCTGCGCCACATCGAATTCGGCAAGCCGCTCATCGACGTGCGCTCGCCCGATGAGTACTCCGGCAAGCTGCTGCACATGGAGAACTACCCCCAGGAGGGTGCCCAGCGGGGCGGCCACATCAAGGGCGCCAAGAACGTGCCCTGGGCCAAGGCGGTCAACCCCGACGGCACCTTCAAGTCCGCCGACCAGCTGCGCAAGATCTATCTGGAGGAACAGGGTCTCAAGCCGGACGACGACGTCATCGTGTACTGCCGCATCGGCGAGCGGTCGTCTCACACCTGGTTTGCCCTGAAGTACCTCCTGGGCTTCGAGAGCGTCCGCAACTACGACGGCTCGTGGACCGAGTGGGGCAACCTGGTGCGGGCGCCCATCGAGCGGTAA